The following proteins are encoded in a genomic region of Brachypodium distachyon strain Bd21 chromosome 1, Brachypodium_distachyon_v3.0, whole genome shotgun sequence:
- the LOC100822282 gene encoding pentatricopeptide repeat-containing protein At3g57430, chloroplastic has product MQGKPSGFRAWFPWSDTTRRVSKARLGRPMLFSAVRHGLKPRPRLPPPPPAASPATAPASPPACTHVSASHASLLLRLRSCPTLAEARRLHAALLVGGHHRRGAVLAAQLVHAYARLGEAGRALSVLDGMPMRNSFAWNAAIKGLVDSGQFAEALETYWAMVRDGSVAADGFTYPPVIKACAALGVVEQGRMVRENVEADVVRGVVAPSVFVQCALVDMFAKCGCLGEARSVFESMLERDLAAWTAMIGGAVHAGDWLDAMSLFSRMRSEGFLADSVIIATVIPACGRAKELRTGMVLHGCAVRCGVGDDTCVSNALVDMYCKCGCLGMADRVFWSIGFKDVVSWSTLIAGYSQNGKDHVSVNLFTEMVTAGLKPNSNTMASILPSLSEMKLFRHGKEIHGFSLRNGFDQSKFLGSAFIDFYSRQGSIREAEIVLELMPKRDLVIWNSMVAGYAVNGNTDSALCAFRALQKVGFRPDHVTVVSVLPVCNHHSRLIQGKELHAYVVRHYMSSVCSVSNALIDMYCKCCCLEKGKEIFQLVTDRDTATYNTLISSFGKHGHEDEAIMLFDLMKRDGIAPDKVTFVALLSSCSHAGLIEKGLHFYDIMLQDYNISPGKEHYSCVVDLYSRSGKLDDAWKFVSSLQDEAEIDVLGCLLGACRVHNRMDIAELVAKRIFEQNPSDPGYHILLSNIYANAGMWSHVTRIRTMIENRSLKNKTGNSLI; this is encoded by the coding sequence ATGCAAGGTAAGCCGTCAGGTTTCCGCGCCTGGTTTCCCTGGAGTGACACCACGCGCCGCGTCTCCAAGGCTCGCCTTGGTCGACCGATGCTCTTCTCCGCCGTCAGGCACGGGCTCAAGCCGAGGccgcgcctccctcctcctcctcctgctgcatCACCGGCGACGGCTCcggcgtctcctcccgcaTGCACTCATGTATCCGCCTCACACGCctcgctgctgctccggcTCCGGTCGTGCCCGACCCTCGCCGAGGCCCGGCGCCTGCACGCGGCCCTGCTCGTCGgcggccaccaccgccgcggGGCCGTCCTCGCGGCACAGCTGGTGCACGCGTACGCTAGGCTGGGCGAGGCCGGGCGCGCCCTGAGCGTGCTCGACGGAATGCCCATGAGGAACTCCTTCGCGTGGAACGCCGCGATCAAGGGCCTCGTCGACTCCGGCCAGTTCGCCGAGGCGCTGGAGACGTACTGGGCGATGGTCCGTGACGGCTCGGTCGCCGCAGACGGCTTCACATACCCGCCGGTCATCAAGGCGTGCGCCGCGCTCGGAGTGGTCGAGCAAGGGAGGATGGTAAGAGAGAACGTGGAGGCTGACGTTGTCCGTGGCGTTGTGGCGCCCAGTGTGTTTGTGCAGTGCGCGCTCGTGGACATGTTCGCCAAGTGCGGGTGCTTGGGTGAGGCGAGGAGTGTGTTCGAGAGCATGCTGGAGAGGGATCTGGCTGCGTGGACCGCCATGATTGGAGGGGCCGTGCATGCCGGGGATTGGCTTGACGCGATGAGTTTGTTCAGTCGGATGAGATCAGAAGGGTTCTTGGCCGATTCGGTGATCATTGCCACTGTTATTCCAGCATGTGGTAGGGCGAAAGAGTTGAGGACTGGAATGGTGTTGCATGGATGCGCAGTAAGATGTGGAGTTGGCGATGACACCTGCGTTTCTAATGCTTTGGTTGATATGTACTGCAAGTGTGGTTGTCTGGGTATGGCTGATCGTGTGTTCTGGTCTATCGGTTTCAAGGATGTTGTGTCCTGGAGTACCTTAATTGCGGGGTATTCGCAAAATGGGAAGGATCATGTAAGTGTCAATTTGTTTACTGAAATGGTTACTGCAGGGTTAAAACCAAATTCAAATACTATGGCAAGTATACTTCCTAGCCTTTCTGAGATGAAGTTATTCAGACATGGAAAAGAAATTCATGGCTTCTCTTTAAGAAATGGTTTTGATCAGAGCAAGTTCCTAGGTAGCGCATTTATAGACTTCTACAGTAGACAAGGATCCATAAGGGAGGCAGAAATTGTACTTGAGCTCATGCCGAAGAGAGATTTAGTCATATGGAATTCCATGGTTGCAGGATATGCCGTGAATGGGAATACAGATTCAGCGCTGTGTGCATTTAGGGCGCTGCAGAAAGTGGGATTCAGACCTGATCATGTGACTGTTGTTTCAGTTCTTCCAGTCTGCAATCACCATTCCAGGCTCATCCAGGGTAAAGAACTTCATGCGTATGTTGTTAGGCATTACATGAGTTCAGTTTGCTCAGTTAGTAACGCACTTATAGATATGTACTGCAAATGTTGTTGCctagaaaagggaaaagagaTTTTTCAATTGGTGACAGACAGAGATACTGCTACATATAACACACTGATTTCTtctttcggaaagcatggccatgaaGATGAAGCAATAATGTTATTTGATCTAATGAAGAGAGATGGAATTGCTCCTGATAAAGTGACTTTTGTGGCTCTATTATCTTCTTGTAGTCATGCAGGGCTTATTGAGAAGGGCTTGCACTTCTATGATATCATGTTACAAGATTACAACATTTCCCCGGGTAAGGAGCACTACTCATGTGTTGTTGATCTTTACAGCAGATCTGGGAAACTTGACGATGCTTGGAAGTTCGTTTCAAGCTTGCAAGATGAGGCAGAAATAGATGTTCTTGGATGCCTCTTGGGAGCATGCAGAGTGCATAACAGAATGGACATTGCTGAGCTAGTTGCA
- the LOC100826419 gene encoding cytochrome P450 709B1, translated as MMGFVWMVGAAMAAVLASWAFNALVYLLWRPEMISRKLRAQGVGGPGYRFFSGNLDEIKRLRADAAAGPALDVADHDFVPLVQPHFRKWIPLYGRTFVYWFGAKPSVCVADVDMVKQVLFDRKGLYPKNIGNPHIARLLGKGLVLTDGDDWKRHRKVVHPAFNMDKLKMMTVTMSDCAGSMMAEWEAKLAKSNDVEIELSSQFEELTADVISHTAFGSSFNEGKRVFEAQRELQFLAFSTVFNVQIPGFRYLPTEKNLKIWKLDSSVRSMLTGIIKSRLASKDTMGYGNDLLGLMLEACAPEHGESPLLSMDEIIDECKTFFFAGHDTTSHLLTWTMFLLSTHPEWQEKLREEVFRECGAHEAPNGDMINRLKLVNMFLLETLRLYSPVSLIQRKAGSDLELGGVKVPEGTVLSIPIATIHRDKELWGEDAGEFKPLRFENGVMRAAKHPNALLSFSSGPRSCIGQNFAMIEAKAVIAMILRRFSFSLSPKYVHAPMDVITLRPKFGLPMVLKSLETM; from the exons ATGATGGGGTTCGTGTGGATGGTgggcgcggccatggcggcggtgctggcgTCGTGGGCGTTCAACGCGCTGGTGTACCTCCTCTGGAGGCCGGAAATGATCAGCCGGAAGCTCCGGGCGCAGGGCGTGGGCGGGCCGGGCTAccgcttcttctccggcaacctcgACGAGATCAAGCGGCTCcgggccgacgccgccgccggcccggcccTGGACGTCGCCGACCACGACTTCGTGCCCCTGGTCCAGCCACACTTCCGCAAATGGATCCCCCTCTACG GGCGGACGTTCGTGTACTGGTTCGGGGCGAAGCCGAGCGTGTGCGTGGCGGATGTTGACATGGTGAAGCAGGTGCTGTTCGACCGCAAGGGGCTCTACCCCAAGAACATCGGCAATCCCCACATCGCGCGTCTCCTCGGCAAGGGGCTCGTCCTCACCGACGGCGACGACTGGAAACGCCACCGCAAGGTCGTCCACCCCGCATTCAAcatggacaagctcaag ATGATGACGGTGACCATGTCTGACTGTGCCGGGTCAATGATGGCGGAATGGGAAGCCAAGTTGGCCAAGAGCAATGACGTGGAGATTGAGCTTAGCAGCCAGTTTGAGGAGCTGACGGCGGATGTGATCTCCCACACCGCTTTCGGGAGCAGTTTCAACGAGGGGAAACGAGTGTTCGAGGCCCAAAGGGAGCTACAGTTCCTTGCTTTCTCCACCGTTTTCAACGTCCAAATCCCTGGGTTCAG GTACCTTCCAACAGAAAAGAACCTCAAGATATGGAAGCTAGACAGTTCAGTGAGGAGCATGCTGACAGGCATCATCAAGAGCCGCCTCGCGTCCAAGGACACCATGGGCTACGGCAACGACCTTCTCGGGCTCATGCTTGAAGCATGCGCGCCTGAGCACGGAGAGAGCCCACTCCTCAGCATGGACGAGATCATCGACGAGTgcaagaccttcttcttcgcaGGCCACGACACCACCTCACACCTGCTCACATGGACCATGTTCCTCCTAAGCACGCACCCGGAATGGCAGGAGAAGCTCAGAGAAGAGGTCTTCCGAGAGTGCGGCGCCCACGAGGCTCCGAACGGCGACATGATCAACAGGCTCAAGCTGGTCAACATGTTCCTGCTGGAGACCTTAAGGCTTTACAGCCCCGTGTCGCTCATCCAGAGGAAGGCCGGCTCGGATCTCGAGCTCGGGGGCGTCAAAGTGCCCGAAGGCACGGTGCTTTCGATCCCGATCGCGACGATCCACCGTGATAAGGAGCTTTGGGGCGAGGACGCCGGCGAGTTCAAGCCTTTGAGGTTTGAGAATGGGGTGATGAGAGCCGCGAAGCACCCCAACGCGCTGTTGTCCTTCTCCAGCGGGCCGAGGTCGTGCATAGGGCAGAACTTCGCGATGATCGAGGCCAAGGCCGTCATCGCCATGATCCTTCGGAGGTTCTCGTTTTCGTTGTCACCCAAGTATGTCCATGCCCCGATGGATGTGATCACGCTGAGGCCCAAGTTTGGGCTTCCCATGGTGCTCAAGAGCCTGGAGACGATGTAA
- the LOC100822592 gene encoding myb-related protein Hv33, whose amino-acid sequence MAKRPAGGGTKKRLRRGLWSPEEDEKLLNHIAKFGNGCWSSVPKIAGLERCGKSCRLRWINYLRPDLKRGAFSQQEEELIISLHSLLGNKWSQIAAQLPGRTDNEVKNFWNSFLKKKLRARGIDPATHKPLVSNLSPAPVFSDAAAELGLPASMAPPPPMPPLGVASAAAESACCYVYGGSSDCGGGGHGFMIPSVSSSSTLSSMAAGGAAAATEEQYSGGGFESSVTTQSSGGGGGAQLPWLELGGSISSYGGAGAGDEEQYGAALDELRWSDYVFDGGYQDQQCAAAAIYDHGKAGGDPAATAAQSFGAHGGGVSWCLN is encoded by the exons ATGGCGAAacggccggcgggcggcggcacgaaGAAGAGGCTGCGGCGGGGCCTGtggtcgccggaggaggacgagaagCTCTTGAACCACATTGCCAAGTTCGGCAATGGCTGCTGGAGCTCCGTCCCCAAGATCGCAG GACTTGAGAGGTGCGGGAAGAGCTGCAGGCTGCGGTGGATAAACTACCTGCGGCCGGACCTGAAGCGGGGCGCCTTCTCGCAGCAGGAAGAGGAGCTCATCATCAGCCTCCACTCGCTGCTGGGCAACAAGTGGTCGCAGATCGCGGCACAGCTCCCGGGGCGCACCGACAACGAGGTCAAGAACTTCTGGAACTCCTTCCTCAAGAAGAAGCTCCGCGCACGGGGCATCGACCCGGCCACCCACAAGCCCCTTGTCTCCAATCTCTCCCCTGCCCCCGTCTtcagcgacgccgccgccgagctcggcctgccggcgtccatggcgccgccgccgccgatgccgccgTTGGGtgtggcgtcggcggcggcggagagtgCCTGCTGCTACGTGTACGGCGGAAGCTCggactgcggcggcggcggccatggattTATGATCCCGTCGGTGTCTAGCTCCAGCACGCTGAGCTCCATGGCGGCCGggggtgccgccgccgccaccgaggaGCAGTACAGCGGCGGAGGGTTCGAGTCGTCGGTGACGACGCAGagcagcggaggcggcggcggcgcacagCTGCCGTGGCTGGAGCTGGGGGGATCGATCAGCAGctacggcggcgccggagccggggaCGAAGAGCAGTACGGCGCGGCGCTGGACGAGCTGAGGTGGTCCGACTACGTGTTCGACGGCGGATACCAGGACCAGcagtgcgccgccgccgccatctacGATCACggcaaggccggcggcgacccggcggccacggcggcgcagTCGTTcggcgcgcacggcggcggcgtcagcTGGTGCTTGAATTGA
- the LOC100826947 gene encoding cytochrome P450 709B1: MGMGFVWMVGAAMAAVLASWAFNALVYLLWRPEMISRKLRAQGVGGPGYRFFSGNLDEIKRLRADAAAGPALDVADHDFVPLVQPHFRKWIPLYGRTFVYWFGAKPSVCVADVDMVKQVLFDRKGLYPKNIGNPHIARLLGKGLVLTDGDDWKRHREVVHPAFNMDKLKMMTVTMSDCAGSMMSEWEAMLAKGNDVEIELSSQFEALTADVISHTAFGSSFNEGKRVFEAQRELQFLAFSTVFNVQIPGFRYLPTEKNLKIWKLDRSVRTMLTGIIKTRLAAKDTMGYGNDLLGLMLEACAPEHGESPLLSMDEIIDECKTFFFAGHDTTSHLLTWTMFLLSTHPEWQEKLREEVLRECGAHEAPNGDMINRLKLVNMFLLETLRLYSPVSIIQRQAGSDLELGGVKVPEGTVLSIPIATIHRDEELWGEDAGEFDPLRFENGVMRAAKHPNALLSFSSGPRSCIGQNFAMIEAKAVVAMILRRFSFSLSPKYVHAPMDVITLRPKFGLPMVFKSLEV; encoded by the exons ATGGGGATGGGGTTCGTGTGGATGGTgggcgcggccatggcggcggtgctggcgTCGTGGGCGTTCAACGCGCTGGTGTACCTCCTCTGGAGGCCGGAAATGATCAGCCGGAAGCTCCGGGCGCAGGGCGTGGGCGGGCCGGGCTAccgcttcttctccggcaacctcgACGAGATCAAGCGGCTCcgggccgacgccgccgccggcccggcccTGGACGTCGCCGACCACGATTTCGTGCCCCTGGTCCAGCCACACTTCCGCAAATGGATCCCCCTCTACG GGCGGACGTTCGTGTACTGGTTCGGGGCGAAGCCGAGCGTGTGCGTGGCGGATGTTGACATGGTGAAGCAGGTGCTGTTCGACCGCAAGGGGCTCTACCCCAAGAACATCGGCAATCCCCACATCGCGCGTCTCCTCGGCAAGGGGCTCGTCCTCACCGACGGCGACGACTGGAAACGCCACCGCGAGGTCGTCCACCCCGCATTCAAcatggacaagctcaag ATGATGACGGTGACCATGTCCGACTGTGCCGGGTCAATGATGTCCGAATGGGAAGCAATGTTGGCCAAGGGCAATGACGTGGAGATCGAGCTGAGCAGCCAGTTTGAGGCGCTGACCGCGGATGTGATCTCCCACACGGCGTTCGGAAGCAGCTTCAACGAGGGGAAACGAGTCTTCGAGGCCCAAAGGGAGCTCCAGTTCCTCGCCTTCTCCACCGTTTTCAACGTCCAAATTCCGGGGTTCAG GTACCTTCCAACGGAAAAGAACCTGAAGATATGGAAGCTCGACAGGTCGGTAAGGACCATGCTGACGGGCATCATCAAAACCCGTCTCGCGGCCAAGGACACCATGGGCTACGGCAACGACCTTCTTGGGCTAATGCTTGAAGCATGCGCACCCGAGCACGGAGAGAGCCCACTCCTAAGCATGGACGAGATCATCGACGAGTgcaagaccttcttcttcgccgGCCACGACACCACCTCGCACCTGCTCACCTGGACCATGTTCCTCCTCAGCACGCACCCGGAGTGGCAGGAGAAGCTCAGAGAAGAGGTCCTCCGAGAGTGCGGCGCCCATGAGGCTCCCAACGGTGACATGATCAACAGGCTCAAGCTGGTCAACATGTTCCTTCTGGAGACTCTGAGGCTTTACAGCCCCGTGTCGATCATCCAGAGGCAGGCCGGCTCGGACCTCGAGCTCGGGGGCGTCAAAGTGCCCGAAGGCACGGTGCTTTCGATCCCGATCGCGACGATCCACCGTGATGAGGAGCTCTGGGGCGAGGACGCAGGAGAGTTCGATCCTTTGAGGTTTGAGAATGGAGTGATGAGAGCCGCGAAGCATCCCAATGCGCTGCTGTCGTTTTCCAGTGGGCCGAGGTCCTGCATTGGGCAGAACTTTGCGATGATCGAGGCTAAGGCTGTCGTCGCCATGATCCTTCGGAGgttctccttctctttgtcGCCCAAGTATGTCCATGCCCCCATGGATGTGATCACCCTAAGGCCCAAGTTTGGGCTTCCCATGGTGTTCAAGAGCCTGGAGGTGTAG
- the LOC100827251 gene encoding pectin acetylesterase 2 → MGSWVLLALVLRLFLVGAARGSEQWSNETQVYATNGNSGSNGVFVGLTLIQSAAAKGAVCLDGSLPGYHLHRGFGSGSKNWLVNLEGGGWCNDVKSCVFRKSSRRGSSNHMEKQLQFTGIMSNRPEENPDFYNWNRVKVRYCDGGSFTGDGADAASGLYFRGQRIWQAAMDDLMSQGMRSASQALLSGCSAGGASTILHCDEFRGLFPSNTRVKCLADAGMFLDTVDVAGRREMREFFNGIVRLQGSGRSLPRSCTSRMDKTSCFFPQNVLPNIQTPTFILNTAYDVWQLQQSVAPKTADPQGLWQRCKQNHAFCSGNQLQFLNGFRNEMLDAVKGFSGSRQNGVFINSCFAHCQSERQDTWYSNNSPRLGNRRIAEAVGDWFFERGDAKYTDCTYPCDGTCHHLVFRGRGL, encoded by the exons ATGGGTTCTTGGGTTCTCCTTGCCTTGGTTCTCCGGCTCTTCTTGGTGGGAGCAGCGCGTGGCTCCGAGCAGTGGTCGAACGAGACGCAGGTCTACGCCACCAATGGCAACTCCGGCAGCAACGGCGTCTTCGTCGGGCTTACCCTCATCCagtcggccgccgccaagggaGCTG TGTGCCTGGATGGAAGCTTACCGGGTTACCACCTACACCGGGGGTTCGGATCAGGGTCAAAGAATTGGCTTGTCAATCTGGAG GGCGGAGGCTGGTGCAACGATGTTAAGAGCTGTGTGTTCCGCAAGAGCAGTCGGCGTGGGTCATCAAATCACATGGAAAAGCAACTCCAGTTTACAGGGATAATGAGTAACAGACCTGAAGAAAATCCTG ATTTCTACAACTGGAATAGAGTGAAGGTTCGTTATTGTGATGGTGGATCTTTCACCGGTGACGGGGCTGATGCG gCTTCAGGCCTTTATTTCCGAGGTCAGCGTATTTGGCAGGCTGCTATGGATGATCTGATGTCCCAAGGAATGCGTTCTGCTAGTCAG GCCCTTCTTTCTGGATGCTCTGCTGGGGGTGCTTCTACCATACTTCACTGTGATGAATTCCGCGGATTGTTTCCGTCGAATACTAGAGTCAAGTGCCTTGCTGATGCTGGAATGTTCCTCGACAC TGTTGATGTTGCCGGTCGTCGTGAGATGAGAGAGTTCTTCAACGGCATTGTCAGATTGCAG GGTTCTGGAAGAAGCTTGCCTAGGTCTTGTACCTCCCGCATGGACAAAACCTCG TGCTTTTTCCCGCAGAACGTGTTACCAAACATTCAAACTCCAACGTTTATTTTAAACACTGCTTATGACGTGTGGCAG CTTCAACAAAGTGTAGCTCCCAAAACTGCTGATCCTCAAGGTCTATGGCAAAGATGCAAGCAGAATCATGCCTTTTGTAGTGGCAATCAACTTCAGTTTTTAAATG GCTTTAGGAATGAAATGCTTGATGCCGTGAAGGGTTTCTCCGGGTCAAGGCAAAATGGTGTATTCATCAACTCATGCTTCGCTCATTGCCAGAGCGAGAGACAAGATACATGGTACTCAAATAACTCTCCTCGTCTCGGTAACAGG AGAATTGCTGAAGCAGTCGGTGATTGGTTCTTCGAGAGGGGTGATGCCAAGTACACCGACTGCACGTACCCTTGTGATGGCACGTGCCATCACCTTGTGTTCAGGGGGAGGGGACTGTAA